The following coding sequences lie in one Glycine max cultivar Williams 82 chromosome 19, Glycine_max_v4.0, whole genome shotgun sequence genomic window:
- the LOC102670258 gene encoding protein NRT1/ PTR FAMILY 4.6 encodes MANHDAKEEQRPLNQWRRSKGGFMASMFIFVLSALDNMGFVANMVSIVLYFYGVMHFDLASSANTLTNFMASTYLLSLVGGFISDTYLNRFTTCLLFGSLEVLALAMLTVQAASKHLHPEACGKSSCVKGGIAVMFYTSLCLLALGMGGVRGSMTAFGADQFDEKDPTEAKALASFFNWLLLSSTVGAITGVTGVVWVSTQKAWHWGFFIITIASSVGFVTLALGKPFYRIKTPGDSPTLRIAQVIVVAFKNRKLSLPESHGELYEISDKEATEEKIAHTNQMRFLDKAAIIQENSKPKAWKVCTVTQVEEVKILTRVLPIVASTIILNTCMAQLQTFSVQQGNVMDLKLGSLTVPAPSIPVIPLVFISVLVPLYELFFVPFARKITHHPSGITQLQRVGVGLVLSAISMAVAGIVEVKRRDQGRKDPSKPISLFWLSFQYGIFGIADMFTLVGLLEFFYRESPASMKSLSTSLTWLSTSLGYFLSTVFVNVINAVSKRITPSKQGWLHGFDLNQNNLNLFYWFLATLSCLNFFNYLYWASRYQYKREDSGPGFKPLGEMSLKRVERKQDWEVSQE; translated from the exons ATG GCTAACCATGATGCAAAAGAAGAACAAAGGCCACTCAACCAATGGAGAAGAAGCAAAGGGGGATTCATGGCTTCCATGTTCATTTTtg TCTTGTCAGCATTGGACAACATGGGTTTTGTGGCAAACATGGTGAGCATAGTCCTATACTTTTATGGAGTGATGCACTTTGATTTGGCCAGTTCAGCCAACACCCTCACAAACTTCATGGCTTCAACCTACCTGCTTTCCCTTGTTGGAGGCTTCATCTCAGATACTTACTTGAACAGATTTACCACATGCTTGCTTTTCGGATCACTCGAGGTTCTG GCTTTGGCAATGCTCACAGTCCAAGCAGCTTCAAAACATTTACACCCTGAAGCATGTGGCAAGTCAAGCTGTGTGAAAGGTGGAATAGCAGTGATGTTCTACACATCACTGTGCTTGTTGGCATTGGGAATGGGAGGGGTGAGAGGATCCATGACTGCATTTGGAGCTGACCAATTTGATGAGAAGGATCCAACTGAGGCAAAAGCCCTTGCAAGTTTTTTCAATTGGCTTTTGCTCAGTTCAACTGTGGGAGCAATCACAGGAGTCACTGGTGTTGTGTGGGTTAGCACACAAAAAGCATGGCATTGGGGTTTTTTCATTATAACCATAGCTTCCTCTGTTGGCTTTGTGACCCTTGCTCTTGGTAAACCATTCTACCGCATCAAAACTCCAGGAGATAGCCCCACTTTGAGAATTGCTCAG GTTATTGTTGTGGCTTTTAAGAACCGTAAGTTGTCACTGCCGGAGTCACATGGAGAACTATATGAAATCAGTGATAAAGAAGCTACAGAAGAGAAGATTGCCCACACCAACCAGATGAG GTTTCTAGACAAAGCTGCCATCATCCAAGAAAACTCAAAACCCAAGGCATGGAAGGTTTGCACAGTGACACAAGTTGAAGAAGTGAAGATCCTAACAAGAGTGTTACCCATAGTAGCTAGTACCATTATACTAAACACTTGTATGGCACAACTGCAAACATTCTCAGTTCAACAAGGAAATGTGATGGACCTAAAACTTGGCTCTCTAACAGTGCCTGCACCATCCATTCCTGTTATCCCCCTTGTTTTCATAAGTGTCCTAGTTCCCTTGTATGAACTATTTTTTGTGCCATTTGCAAGAAAGATCACTCACCACCCTTCAGGCATAACACAACTACAAAGGGTTGGTGTGGGGTTAGTACTCTCGGCAATATCAATGGCAGTGGCAGGGATTGTGGAAGTGAAAAGAAGGGACCAAGGGAGAAAAGACCCTTCTAAGCCTATAAGCCTATTTTGGCTTTCATTCCAATATGGCATATTTGGCATTGCAGATATGTTCACCCTTGTGGGACTATTGGAGTTTTTCTACAGGGAATCACCTGCTAGCATGAAATCACTTTCAACCTCTCTCACGTGGCTGTCAACATCTCTTGGTTACTTCTTGAGCACAGTCTTTGTCAATGTCATCAATGCTGTTAGCAAAAGGATCACACCAAGCAAACAAGGGTGGCTGCATGGGTTCGACTTGAACCAAAATAACCTTAACTTGTTCTATTGGTTCCTTGCCACCCTTAGTTGCCTTAACTTCTTTAACTACCTCTATTGGGCCTCAAGGTACCAGTACAAACGTGAAGACTCAGGCCCTGGTTTTAAACCTTTAGGTGAAATGTCTCTCAAAAGGGTTGAGAGAAAACAAGATTGGGAAGTTAGCCAAGAGTGA